The genomic stretch TTAATGTTAAATGTATCCTTTTAGGATACATTTTCTTTATAATCTTCTGTATATGTTTTTAATAAATGCATAATTGATATGAAAAATGTCACCATTGCAGGTCCTATAATCATTCCCCAAAAACCAAATGTTGAAAGTCCAGCTACAATAGAAAAGAATATTAATATTTCATGTACTTGAGTAGGTGTTTTTACTACTTTTTGATTTATATATTTTATAATAACTGGTTTAGCAAAAGTATCTGCAAATATTGAAATTATTACAATTGAATATATAGCTATTACAATCGCATTAGTAATTGAACCTGTAATTGCTTCATAAATTACTAAAGGTAGCCACATTATAACTCCTCCCACAACAGGAATCAATGATGCAAAACCATATAAAACTCCTAATAATAATCCATCATATTTATAGAATGTTAAAAAGAACCCAAATAAAAATCCTTCAAAGATAGCAGTTATTAAAATAGAATATAAAACTACTGTCATAACATTTGATGATTCATAAAAAAGAGTAATAGAATCCTCTTTATTAATGGGTAATAAATCTTTAACAAAAGTTGATAAACCAGTTGAATATAATGTAAAAAAGAAGTAAAATATTAAAATCAAAACCATATCAATCATAAATCCAGCTGAGTTCTTTCCTAGGTATCCACCAACTGAAAGTGTTTTTTGTGCAACTTCTCCAACATTAATTTTTGCTAGTATTTGATTTAATTGTTCTTTTAAAAATAAGAAATCATCAGATATATTCTCAACCCAAAATTTTATGCTTGAAAAACCTTTAATCAAAGCTTGTTGATCAACATGATTAAAGAAATTTGCAAAAGCAAAGATACAATAAAGTACAGGAATAAAAAATATACCAGCTAAAGTGATACTCATAATAGTTGTAGCTATAAGCTTACTTTTTAATCTATTCTCTAAAAATACTGTTAAAGA from Poseidonibacter antarcticus encodes the following:
- a CDS encoding AI-2E family transporter, which codes for MRPVYFLIFIAAITIFFMIELFNPFLKAIFVALLLAVATNSLTVFLENRLKSKLIATTIMSITLAGIFFIPVLYCIFAFANFFNHVDQQALIKGFSSIKFWVENISDDFLFLKEQLNQILAKINVGEVAQKTLSVGGYLGKNSAGFMIDMVLILIFYFFFTLYSTGLSTFVKDLLPINKEDSITLFYESSNVMTVVLYSILITAIFEGFLFGFFLTFYKYDGLLLGVLYGFASLIPVVGGVIMWLPLVIYEAITGSITNAIVIAIYSIVIISIFADTFAKPVIIKYINQKVVKTPTQVHEILIFFSIVAGLSTFGFWGMIIGPAMVTFFISIMHLLKTYTEDYKENVS